In Candidatus Cohnella colombiensis, one DNA window encodes the following:
- a CDS encoding CbiX/SirB N-terminal domain-containing protein, with translation MKLGVLVISHGSRESQWVSLVDQAVDAVKQLIGDRLLVEVAFLELVEGRLIQDGIHRLEAAGVEHILAIPLFVSSGSTHVDEIGWALGAYAHAATDTDLERFNVSVKLSYGQPMDDAPEIVDIIMDRLQQLSTNAQQECILLVGHGSKETGFRQAWERGIASLVSKIVAKGGYSDGIGALLQLEEVRQRWSELHEKWPKHEIIVIPMFLSEGYFTNSVIPQQISGLACAYNGCTYMPHPRIVDWIVRQCNDWQVAE, from the coding sequence TTGAAGCTAGGGGTATTGGTCATTAGCCATGGATCTAGAGAATCACAATGGGTGTCCCTCGTTGATCAAGCAGTTGATGCAGTGAAGCAATTGATAGGCGATCGCTTACTTGTTGAGGTAGCTTTTCTGGAATTGGTGGAAGGTAGACTCATCCAAGATGGGATTCATCGCTTGGAAGCAGCGGGTGTAGAACATATTTTGGCAATCCCTCTGTTTGTATCTTCGGGAAGTACGCACGTGGATGAGATCGGATGGGCGTTAGGTGCATATGCGCACGCTGCAACGGATACAGACCTTGAGCGATTCAATGTGAGCGTAAAGTTAAGCTATGGACAACCAATGGACGATGCACCGGAGATCGTGGATATTATTATGGATCGATTACAGCAGCTCTCAACGAATGCGCAGCAAGAATGTATTCTACTTGTTGGTCATGGCAGTAAAGAGACAGGTTTCAGACAAGCGTGGGAGCGAGGCATTGCATCATTAGTGAGTAAAATAGTTGCCAAGGGTGGCTATAGTGATGGCATAGGTGCGCTGTTGCAGCTTGAGGAAGTGAGACAACGGTGGTCAGAGCTACACGAGAAATGGCCGAAGCACGAGATTATCGTTATTCCGATGTTTTTAAGTGAGGGCTATTTTACAAATTCGGTCATTCCTCAGCAAATAAGCGGATTAGCATGCGCTTATAATGGGTGTACATATATGCCTCATCCTAGAATTGTGGATTGGATAGTACGGCAATGTAACGACTGGCAAGTTGCTGAATAG
- a CDS encoding ABC transporter substrate-binding protein, whose amino-acid sequence MLRKSKLGKSYLMILAVVLTISVVLAGCGSKNNDSKDSGSSPSKAATESKGSESSSAATEVNAADLPEVTLSITFPGTAPKDEKKVEEALNAYLKDKINAKIDINMIDWGQWDNKINLAIAGREEMDILFTASWNGHSNNVAKGAFLALNDPAGKYGNLLETYGQGILETLPPAFLAGAKINGFNYAIPTNKELAEQGGVIYRTDIAEELGLTAQLDAVKTIADLEPILAAVHAKKPELTTLYLKDGENFNSHYFAKYDHLGDNNIEGVVLKNGTDTTVKARIDFPVYKETLNITRDFFQKGFINKDAATAQLSPQDAMKAGNVFMGVFPLKPGKDAEVATAANLQGKLKQINMTDRTVSTGETAGSMLGITTTSKNPERAMMFINLLHTDKTLNNLLNFGIEGDHYTRNGEIITATDNTPNYAIGASWMFGSQFLNYIWSNEDPNKWELFKAFNTDAKNSPALGFTLNSEPISSQASVQLNIRKEFDPGLDTGSIDPAKADEYFKKLNDNGLGEVIAEKQNQLNAFLAAK is encoded by the coding sequence ATGCTTAGAAAGAGCAAACTTGGCAAGTCTTATCTTATGATTCTTGCAGTGGTACTCACAATTTCTGTTGTACTTGCTGGCTGTGGAAGCAAAAACAACGACAGCAAGGATTCTGGTTCTTCTCCATCCAAAGCAGCTACTGAGTCCAAAGGTAGCGAGTCATCATCAGCAGCAACTGAAGTAAATGCAGCAGATCTTCCAGAAGTAACGCTTTCTATCACTTTCCCAGGTACTGCTCCTAAGGACGAGAAGAAAGTAGAAGAAGCATTGAACGCTTACTTGAAAGACAAAATCAACGCTAAAATCGACATCAACATGATCGATTGGGGACAATGGGATAACAAGATCAACCTTGCAATCGCTGGTCGTGAAGAAATGGACATCTTGTTCACTGCTTCATGGAACGGTCACTCAAACAATGTTGCTAAAGGCGCATTTTTGGCACTGAACGATCCTGCTGGCAAGTATGGCAATCTGCTTGAAACTTATGGCCAAGGCATTCTTGAAACATTGCCACCTGCTTTCCTTGCTGGTGCTAAGATCAATGGCTTCAACTATGCAATTCCAACAAACAAAGAGCTTGCTGAACAAGGTGGCGTAATCTACCGTACAGATATCGCTGAAGAGCTTGGTTTGACTGCTCAGCTTGACGCTGTTAAGACAATTGCTGATCTTGAGCCAATCTTGGCTGCAGTACATGCGAAAAAACCTGAGTTGACTACTCTTTACTTGAAAGACGGAGAAAACTTCAACTCTCACTATTTTGCAAAATATGACCACCTCGGCGATAACAACATCGAAGGTGTAGTTTTGAAGAACGGAACAGATACAACTGTTAAAGCTCGTATCGACTTCCCAGTATACAAAGAAACGTTGAACATTACACGTGACTTCTTCCAAAAGGGCTTCATCAACAAAGATGCAGCTACAGCTCAACTTTCACCGCAAGATGCAATGAAAGCTGGTAATGTGTTCATGGGCGTGTTCCCACTTAAACCTGGTAAAGACGCTGAAGTTGCAACTGCAGCTAACCTTCAAGGTAAGCTGAAACAAATCAATATGACTGACCGTACAGTTTCCACTGGTGAAACTGCAGGTTCCATGTTGGGTATTACGACGACTTCCAAAAACCCTGAGCGTGCTATGATGTTCATCAACTTGCTTCACACTGACAAGACGTTGAACAACTTGCTCAACTTCGGTATCGAAGGCGACCACTATACTCGTAACGGTGAAATCATCACTGCTACAGATAACACGCCTAACTATGCAATCGGTGCTTCATGGATGTTCGGTAGCCAATTCTTGAACTACATTTGGTCTAACGAAGATCCAAACAAATGGGAACTGTTCAAAGCATTCAACACAGATGCTAAAAACTCCCCAGCTCTTGGTTTCACTTTGAACTCTGAGCCAATTAGCTCACAAGCTTCTGTACAATTGAACATCCGTAAGGAGTTCGATCCAGGTCTTGATACAGGTTCAATCGATCCTGCTAAGGCTGACGAGTACTTCAAGAAGCTGAATGACAATGGACTTGGAGAAGTTATTGCTGAGAAGCAAAATCAACTTAATGCATTCCTTGCAGCGAAATAA
- a CDS encoding carbohydrate ABC transporter permease, with product MATLTSKKKFYEVNQLSKGPNFLVNFMFWIYSILCIIPLFLLISVSFSDEKQVLINGYKFWPEKFSLEAYKFLLNDWQPVVKSYGISIFVTVVGTAIAMLMMTLFAYPISRKDFKHRNIFSFIMFFTILFNGGLVPYYLMYSQVLDLRNTLFVLMMPLFIQGFFVILIRTFFSNSIPVEVLESAKIDGAGELRIFFGIVLPLSLPVIASVGLLCTLGYWNDWFNSLLFITDNETISIQFRMYEALLDIQYLSANSAAYSAILQANPGFTMPSETARMAMAIVGVGPIIFAYPFFQRYFVSGLTVGAVKG from the coding sequence ATGGCAACCCTAACATCGAAGAAAAAGTTCTATGAAGTCAATCAGCTATCCAAAGGTCCGAACTTCCTTGTCAACTTTATGTTCTGGATCTACTCTATACTATGTATTATTCCACTCTTTCTACTAATCAGTGTTTCCTTCTCTGATGAGAAGCAAGTACTCATTAACGGCTATAAGTTTTGGCCGGAGAAATTCAGTCTAGAAGCTTACAAGTTCCTGCTGAATGATTGGCAGCCAGTAGTTAAGTCATATGGGATATCGATCTTCGTCACGGTAGTAGGTACTGCAATTGCTATGCTGATGATGACGCTGTTCGCTTATCCAATCTCTCGAAAAGACTTTAAGCATCGCAACATCTTCTCGTTCATCATGTTCTTCACGATTTTGTTCAATGGTGGACTTGTACCTTACTATCTGATGTACTCGCAAGTGCTCGATTTGAGAAATACGTTATTCGTACTGATGATGCCGCTGTTCATACAAGGGTTTTTCGTTATCTTGATTCGAACGTTCTTCTCTAACTCCATCCCAGTAGAAGTGCTGGAGTCAGCCAAGATCGATGGAGCCGGTGAACTCAGGATCTTCTTCGGAATCGTACTCCCGCTTTCATTACCTGTAATCGCTTCTGTTGGGTTACTATGTACTTTAGGGTATTGGAATGACTGGTTTAATAGTCTCTTGTTCATTACCGATAATGAGACAATCAGTATTCAGTTCCGAATGTATGAGGCGTTGCTTGATATTCAGTACTTGAGTGCGAACTCTGCTGCATACTCAGCGATCCTACAGGCGAATCCAGGATTCACAATGCCAAGTGAAACTGCACGTATGGCAATGGCGATTGTAGGCGTCGGCCCGATCATCTTCGCTTATCCGTTCTTCCAACGTTACTTTGTTTCAGGATTGACGGTAGGTGCAGTTAAGGGTTAA
- a CDS encoding ABC transporter permease subunit — MEQAAPTVVPTKPKKVKALNQGYWSKYGIFYLMMAPALIVILLNNYIPMVGSIIAFKKITYESSSFIENFVNGKWVGWKNFEFLFKTSDAWRITRNTVLYNVVFIILNLVIGVGAALLFNMMRSKRLAKLHQSIMFLPFFLSWVIVSYLVYAFLNPSLGIMNMTVLKWFGAEDVMWYSDSTWWPLILPILNVWKGIGWYAVLYLAAIIGIDKEYYEAATIDGASRWRQIWSVTIPLIRPVIITLTVLQIGKIFYADFGMFFNVTRNAGALYETTLIIDTYVYQGFLVTGNIGLSSAAGFYQAIIGFLLVFGSNLIIRRISKDDALF; from the coding sequence ATGGAACAAGCGGCTCCAACAGTCGTGCCAACAAAGCCGAAAAAGGTCAAAGCGCTCAATCAAGGCTACTGGTCAAAATACGGCATATTTTATCTCATGATGGCACCTGCTCTAATCGTAATTTTACTTAACAACTATATTCCAATGGTAGGATCGATTATCGCCTTCAAGAAGATCACTTATGAATCAAGCAGCTTCATTGAAAACTTCGTTAATGGCAAATGGGTAGGTTGGAAAAACTTCGAATTTCTGTTCAAGACAAGCGATGCATGGAGAATAACACGGAACACAGTGTTGTATAACGTTGTATTTATCATCCTAAATCTAGTCATCGGCGTAGGGGCCGCGCTCTTGTTCAATATGATGCGTAGCAAGCGACTAGCAAAGCTCCACCAATCGATAATGTTTCTCCCGTTCTTCCTTTCTTGGGTAATCGTAAGCTATCTCGTATACGCGTTCTTGAATCCGAGCTTAGGAATTATGAATATGACGGTACTGAAATGGTTTGGTGCTGAAGATGTGATGTGGTATTCCGATTCGACATGGTGGCCGCTCATTCTTCCGATCCTAAACGTATGGAAAGGGATTGGATGGTATGCTGTCCTATATCTAGCTGCCATTATCGGTATTGATAAAGAGTACTACGAAGCAGCTACAATTGATGGCGCATCGAGGTGGAGGCAAATTTGGAGCGTTACGATTCCACTTATTCGTCCCGTTATTATTACTCTGACAGTGCTCCAGATCGGTAAAATATTCTATGCAGACTTTGGGATGTTCTTCAACGTTACACGGAATGCAGGGGCGCTCTATGAAACGACGTTAATTATTGACACCTACGTATATCAGGGCTTCTTGGTCACCGGTAACATTGGGCTGTCATCAGCCGCAGGGTTTTATCAAGCGATCATCGGCTTCTTGCTCGTATTCGGATCCAACTTGATCATTCGTCGAATTAGTAAAGACGACGCCCTGTTCTAA
- a CDS encoding response regulator, producing the protein MLTMLVVDDEIYALKGITQGIDWSDLPIGTILEAENVAEAMRHIQQHQVDLVISDIEMPGQNGIALLRQIREIAPNTLTVFLTGHARFEYAQEALQQGCFDYVLKPVDHSVLKDIVRRAIEEIERRREQMNFENTLDEYRTQWTQQLPILVERFWQDVLLGKSLSSANRLNRELALYDIPLEADGRVLPVLLSVEHWEVELDDRDESIMEYAVRKAASEIILGDHAGTIMQDRNELNLVLLYDEQLDRQKLMAQCAQYVRACNDYFHCRVSCYVGEPVRIGDLTSALDRLTQLERANVSSPQTVIDSTHNNEVVSGVGGASLPHFSEWAAMLDNSNFEELARSIDTTLNQFAMESSSRETLELFYYSFMHLLYQAANRKGLSIYDLITAQEMQEGQSVRTPALMQTWACKVLNKAGQAIADRGRDTSAIITKIQAYIQDNLHQELSRDDIANIVYRNPAYLSRLFRKETGLSLSDYIVQMKIEKVKKLLIETNDKISNIAEGLGYMHFSYFAKLFKKVTGLTPQEYRKKNQNMP; encoded by the coding sequence ATGCTGACGATGCTAGTCGTAGATGACGAGATCTATGCATTGAAAGGAATTACACAAGGAATTGACTGGAGCGATCTTCCGATCGGAACCATCCTTGAGGCGGAAAATGTTGCTGAGGCGATGCGCCACATCCAGCAGCATCAGGTTGATCTTGTTATCTCTGATATTGAGATGCCGGGCCAGAACGGGATTGCGCTGCTTCGTCAAATTCGCGAAATTGCCCCGAACACGTTGACTGTGTTTCTTACAGGTCATGCACGATTTGAATATGCGCAAGAAGCTTTACAGCAAGGCTGTTTCGATTATGTGCTGAAGCCGGTTGATCATAGTGTCCTGAAGGATATCGTTCGTCGTGCGATTGAAGAGATAGAGCGTCGTCGAGAGCAAATGAATTTTGAGAATACATTAGATGAATATCGTACCCAATGGACACAACAGCTACCGATTCTCGTGGAACGATTCTGGCAAGATGTTCTGCTTGGCAAATCTTTGTCATCTGCTAATCGTTTGAATCGCGAGTTGGCACTGTACGATATACCTCTCGAGGCAGATGGACGAGTGTTGCCTGTGCTTCTTAGTGTAGAGCACTGGGAGGTAGAGCTAGATGATCGTGATGAAAGTATTATGGAATACGCGGTTCGCAAAGCCGCTTCTGAGATCATATTAGGTGATCATGCGGGTACCATCATGCAGGATCGTAACGAGTTGAACCTTGTTCTTCTATATGATGAACAATTGGATCGTCAAAAGTTGATGGCTCAATGTGCGCAGTATGTGCGAGCGTGTAATGATTATTTTCACTGTCGAGTATCTTGCTATGTAGGTGAGCCTGTTAGGATTGGTGACCTTACTTCAGCATTAGATCGATTGACACAGTTAGAGCGTGCTAATGTGTCGTCACCACAGACCGTCATAGATAGTACGCATAATAATGAAGTGGTTTCAGGGGTAGGAGGAGCATCGCTACCTCATTTCTCGGAGTGGGCAGCCATGCTCGACAATAGCAATTTCGAGGAGCTAGCTCGGAGTATTGATACGACATTGAATCAATTCGCAATGGAATCCTCTAGTCGAGAGACGCTGGAATTATTTTATTATAGCTTCATGCATCTCCTCTACCAAGCCGCGAATCGCAAAGGGTTATCTATCTATGACCTTATTACTGCTCAGGAAATGCAAGAAGGCCAGTCGGTGCGAACACCAGCACTTATGCAAACATGGGCATGTAAAGTGTTGAATAAAGCTGGACAAGCGATTGCTGATCGAGGGCGCGATACGTCGGCAATTATTACGAAGATTCAAGCTTACATCCAAGACAATCTTCATCAAGAGCTAAGTCGTGATGACATAGCCAATATTGTATACCGTAATCCAGCCTATCTATCCAGACTGTTTCGCAAAGAAACAGGGCTATCGCTATCTGATTACATTGTGCAGATGAAGATTGAAAAAGTGAAGAAGCTGTTGATTGAGACGAATGATAAGATTAGCAACATCGCAGAAGGTTTGGGCTATATGCACTTCTCTTATTTCGCCAAGCTATTTAAGAAGGTAACGGGGTTAACTCCTCAGGAGTATCGCAAAAAAAATCAGAATATGCCATGA
- a CDS encoding histidine kinase: protein MLKYWQSVRVKIAMGFILIIVPMIAFIIYNNLYAMKIVRQQVSANYNNLLTVNARENDKILLEFVYYLLRLQQNDPDIAILKNPSSSSSDYTLAKTRLKNSFIGNSEGINYNIDSLFVYPRQEDSVFLVTKDSGDLYAKKKEVREWIARTLEKRDTSYSTQWEMMQIGDIAYLLKTLNMGSGVYAGVLVRVENMMRGLEGFDVGSKGKALLMDRSGKVLTDPGLLPLEEGTFRNKISSLGNDYALLKQGGDTYLALSKASIYSDLNYVIVIPEDYVLQNLPFFQKMLYVWIPLLVAIVLSLYILFLQRVMFKPLTDLIRGMRKIGQGKLEVRMPTNQSSEFAFMAGTFNQMAGQIEKLKIEVYEEQLRVQKAEYKHLQIQINPHFYMNCLNIIYNLAALKDYKSVQKLSLHLADYFRFLMQSHRSVVRLEDEISHIKHYLEIHKLRYVEKLDYEIEIDREYLRRELSPLMIQPFVENSIIHGFNGRVQDGSQFMIKVRSEDDLDDPQRYVRIVVEDNGAGFPKEMLRDIESGVYLSGTGEQHLGIWNILRRFKMLYGDDGSINFSNRPEGGARVEIKLPLLHNSAVDQDDLSVMEVEKEDSDADDASRR from the coding sequence ATGTTAAAATATTGGCAATCTGTACGAGTCAAAATTGCAATGGGCTTCATCCTAATCATTGTCCCAATGATTGCGTTCATTATCTATAACAACTTATATGCGATGAAGATTGTGAGACAGCAGGTTTCTGCCAATTATAATAATCTGCTAACCGTTAATGCACGTGAGAATGATAAGATTTTGTTGGAATTTGTTTATTATCTATTACGCTTGCAACAGAATGATCCGGATATAGCCATTTTGAAAAATCCCTCTTCTAGTTCATCCGACTATACGTTGGCAAAGACGAGATTGAAAAATAGCTTTATCGGGAATTCCGAAGGGATCAATTATAATATCGACTCTTTGTTCGTCTATCCCCGACAAGAGGATAGTGTCTTTCTTGTGACGAAGGACAGCGGTGATCTGTACGCGAAGAAGAAGGAAGTAAGGGAATGGATCGCACGTACGCTTGAGAAAAGAGACACCTCATATTCTACACAATGGGAAATGATGCAAATTGGCGATATCGCCTATTTATTGAAAACTCTTAATATGGGGTCTGGAGTGTATGCCGGAGTTTTAGTGAGAGTGGAAAATATGATGAGGGGACTCGAAGGCTTCGATGTTGGCTCGAAGGGCAAAGCGTTATTAATGGATCGATCAGGAAAAGTGTTAACAGATCCTGGATTATTGCCACTTGAGGAAGGTACTTTCCGCAATAAGATTAGTTCATTGGGCAATGATTATGCCTTACTGAAGCAGGGGGGCGACACTTATCTTGCCCTGTCTAAAGCTTCGATCTACTCGGACTTAAACTATGTGATCGTCATTCCTGAGGATTATGTGCTGCAAAATCTCCCTTTCTTTCAGAAGATGCTGTACGTTTGGATTCCGTTACTCGTAGCGATCGTTCTATCCCTCTATATTTTATTCCTGCAGCGTGTCATGTTCAAGCCATTAACGGATTTGATCCGAGGTATGCGCAAGATCGGACAAGGTAAATTAGAGGTGCGGATGCCTACAAATCAGAGCAGTGAGTTTGCGTTTATGGCGGGTACGTTCAATCAGATGGCAGGACAGATTGAGAAGCTGAAGATTGAAGTTTATGAAGAGCAATTACGGGTGCAAAAAGCCGAATATAAGCATCTTCAAATTCAAATCAATCCGCACTTTTACATGAACTGCTTAAATATTATTTATAACCTTGCCGCTTTAAAGGACTACAAGTCTGTGCAGAAGCTAAGCTTGCACCTAGCTGATTATTTCCGTTTCCTCATGCAAAGTCATCGTTCAGTTGTTCGACTTGAAGATGAGATTTCGCACATCAAGCACTATTTGGAGATACATAAGTTAAGATATGTAGAAAAGCTAGATTATGAGATTGAGATTGATCGTGAGTATTTGCGTAGAGAGTTATCTCCGTTAATGATTCAGCCGTTTGTAGAAAACTCGATTATTCATGGTTTTAACGGTAGGGTACAAGACGGCTCGCAATTTATGATTAAGGTGCGATCTGAAGACGATCTCGATGATCCACAGCGGTATGTTCGTATCGTAGTTGAGGATAATGGGGCCGGCTTTCCTAAAGAGATGCTGCGTGATATAGAGAGTGGTGTCTACTTATCTGGAACGGGCGAGCAGCACCTTGGCATATGGAACATTTTACGTCGATTTAAGATGCTATATGGCGATGATGGAAGTATAAATTTCAGCAATCGACCAGAGGGTGGAGCTAGAGTCGAGATTAAGCTGCCACTTCTTCATAACAGTGCTGTCGATCAAGATGATCTATCCGTTATGGAAGTAGAGAAGGAGGATTCGGATGCTGACGATGCTAGTCGTAGATGA
- a CDS encoding YerC/YecD family TrpR-related protein: MQLKKLNNKSIDQLFEAILTLKDVEECYVFFDDLCTVNEIESLSQRLEVARMLSKGHTYNHIELETGASTATISRVKRCLNYGNDGYKLSLDRLGRFGNVEE, translated from the coding sequence ATGCAGTTGAAGAAATTAAACAATAAATCGATCGACCAGTTGTTTGAGGCTATTTTAACATTGAAGGATGTTGAGGAATGTTATGTATTCTTCGATGATCTATGCACCGTAAATGAGATCGAATCGCTGTCGCAACGTCTTGAGGTTGCTCGGATGCTAAGTAAAGGCCATACCTATAACCATATAGAGCTTGAGACTGGCGCTAGCACAGCGACAATTTCGCGTGTGAAGCGTTGTTTGAATTATGGGAACGATGGCTATAAGCTGTCGCTTGATCGACTGGGTCGCTTCGGCAACGTTGAAGAGTAA